ATCGCCGCCTTCGAGGGCCAGATCGGCCAGGTCGCCTACACCGCGTCCAAGGCCGCTATCGCCGGAATGTGCCTCACCATGGCCCGCGACATGGGCAGCCTGGGCATCCGCGCCCTCGCGATCGCCCCGAGCCTGTTCGCCACCGGCCTCACCGAGGGCATTCCCGACGAATTCGCCAAGGCGCTCACCAAGGACGCGGCGTTCCCGAAGCGGCTTGGCCGGCCCGAGGAGTACGCGAAGCTGGTGGCCGCAATCGTCGAGAACCCGATGCTCAACGGGCAGTGCCTGCGCCTGGACGCTGGACAGCGTTTCGCCCCCAAGTAGGACGGCGATTTCGGCGCGCCCACAGCCACTGAGCGACTGTTGGCGCGCCGAAATCGCATAGTGTGGCGTGGGTGGCGACTGTTGCTGATCACGTCATCGAGGCCCTGCGGATCAGCGGCGTACGCCGCGTCTACGGCCTGCCCGGCGACAGCCTCAACGGCTTCACCGACGCGATCCGCCGCTCAGGCGAGATCAGTTGGGAGCACGTGCGGCACGAGGAGACCGCGGGATTCGCGGCCGCGGCGGACGCTGCGCTCACCGGCGGCCTGGCCGTGTGCGCGGGCAGCTGCGGCCCCGGCAACCTGCATCTGATCAACGGTTTGTTCGACGCGCACCGCAGCCGCGTTCCCGTGCTCGCGATCGCTGCGCACATCCCACGCACCGAAATCGGATCGGAATACTTCCAGGAGACGCACCCGCAGGAGCTGTTCCGCGAGTGCAGCGTCTACTGCGAACTCGTGAGCACCCCCGAGATGGCGCCGCGCATCCTCGAGATGGCGATGCGCGCGGCCGTCGAGGAGAACGGGGTCGCCGTCGTCGTCGTCCCGGGTGAGATCTTCCTGCAGCGCGCTGACTCCTCCGAGTGGAATGCACGGCCGGTCGTTGCGACACGGTCGGTGGTGCGCCCCGACGACGAGACGCTGCAGCGGGCGGCCACCATCCTCAACGACGCCGAGGCGGTGACGATTCTGGGCGGCGCCGGCGTGGCCGGTTCACACGACGCCCTGATCGCCGCGGCGGCGACGCTGAACGCGCCGATCGTGCATGCGCTGCGCGGCAAGGAGTTCATCGAATACGACAACCCGTACGACGTCGGCATGACGGGACTGCTCGGCTTCGCGTCGGGCTACAAGGCGATCAAGGAATGCGACGCGCTGCTGATGCTGGGCACCGACTTCCCGTATCAGCAGTTCTATCCCGACAACGCGAAGGTCGTCCAGGTCGACATCCGCGGCCGCAACCTCGGCCGTCGCACCCCGATCGAGCTTGGGCTGGTGGGGTCGGTCAAAGACACCCTCGCCGCGTTGCAACCGATGCTCAGACAGAAGACTCAGCGCGAGCACCTGGACCGTTCGCTGCGCCATTACGCCAAGACCCGTAAGCGGATGGACGACCTTGCGGTCAACGATCGCGATCGCACCCCCATTCGACCTGAATACGTTGCCGGACTTGCCAATCGGCTGGCAGCCGACGACGTCGTGTTCACCGCCGACGTGGGGTCGCCGGTGGTGTGGGCTGCTCGTTACCTCACGATGAACGGCCGTCGCCGGCTCATCGGCTCGTTCAACCACGGCACCATGGCGTGCGCGCTGCCACTGGCAATCGGTGCACAAACCGCTTACCGCGACCGGCAAGTCGTGGCGTTGGCCGGCGACGGCGGGCTGGCGATGATGTTCGGTGAGTTGCTCACGCTGATCCAGAATCGGCTGCCGGTCAAGGTGATCGTGTTCAACAACTCGTCGTTGAATTTCGTCGAACTGGAGATGAAGGCCGCGGGCATCGTCAACTTCGGAACCGATCTGGTGAACCCTGACTTTGCCGCCATTGCTCAGGCGATGGGAATCTTCGGCAGGCGCGTCGAAGAGCCGTCCGATCTGGAGGCGGCCTTGGTCGAGGCATTTGAATTCGACGGACCCGCCATCATCGATGTGGTGACTGCGCGGCAGGAGCTGTCTATTCCACCTGCGATCACAGTTGAGCAGGCAAAAGGCTTCTCGCTTTACGCGATCCGGACGATTCTCGCCGGGCGGGCCGACGAGTTGCTCGACTTGGCGACGACCAATGTGGCGCGACGTATTCTCGACTGAACACCCGCTTGCCGCCCAAATTTTGATCTTGACCGCTAATGTTTGCCCATGCGCATTGGTGTGGCCGCGTTGGCGGCTGTCGTCTTGCTCGTGGCCGGCTGCGGCGGAGGCGGCAATTCGGCGCCGCCGTCGCAGACTCAGAAGGTCGCGGAGGGTGCGCCCGACATCAGTAACGTCAAGATCGAAGGTGACGCCTCGGCTCCGGCGAACAAGATCGCCATGCAGGCAATCGCGGATCTGGAGCAGTACTGGGCCGAGCAGTTCCCGAAGCTCTACGACAAGGAGTTCGAGCAGATCTCCGGCGGCTACTACGCCGTCACCGCGGACAGCCCCGCTCCGCCTTGTACGACGTCACCCGAGGAGGTTGCGGGCAACGCCTTCTACTGCTCGACCGAGGACGTCGTGGCGTGGGACGCCCAACAGCTGCTCCCTGAATTGCAGGACAAGTTCGGGCCTTTCACCATCGCGGTCGTGATGGCACACGAATGGGGTCATGCGGTTCAGACGCGGTCGAACTTCACGGGCCGCACCGTCACACAGGAGTTGCAGGCCGACTGCTTCGCGGGTGCTTGGTCACGACACGCGCAGGAAGACAAGGTGTTCGAGGTCAACGCCGCCGATCTGGACAGCGCCCTTGCCGGTGTTCTCGACCTGCGAGACACACCTGGCACGTCGAAGATCGATCCCAACGCGCACGGCAGCGGGTTCGATCGGGTCAGCGCTTTCCAGGACGGCTACGACAACGGGCTGGACAGGTGCAAGGACTACCGCGACGACGAACCGATGGTGCTCGCACTGCCGTTCAACGACGAAGAGGACGCGTCGCGCGGCGGCGACTCTCCGTACGACTCGATCGTCAACGGGGTGCCGTACGACATCGAGGATTACTTCACGCAGCTTTATCCGGAGATCGCCAACGGTCAGCAGTGGCGTCCGCTGGCGGGCATCGAGCCGTTCGACCCCGCCAACCCGCCGATGTGCGGCGACCAGTCGGCCGAGGGATACGCGCTGTTCTATTGCGTACCACAGGATTACGTCGGCTGGGACAACGTCGATGCGATGCCGGAGGTCTATCGGCAGGGCGGCGACTATGCGGTGGTCACGCTGCTCGCCACCCAGTGGGGTCTGGCGGCGTTGACCAGGCTCGGTGACGAGTCCGACGAGAAGACGTCGACGTTGCGCGGGGACTGTCTGGCAGGTGGCTATACGGCGAGCGTGATCCTCTACAACCGTCCCGAGACCAGTACGTACCGCATCTCACCCGGTGACCTCGACGAAGGCATCAAGGCGCTGCTGGTGTTTCGGGGTGACGGTGATGTCGAACGCCAGGGTGCTGGCTGGGCCAGGGTGGAGGCGTTCCGTAAGGGCGTGATCGACGGCGCCGAATCGTGCCTGACCTATCAGGCCTAGCAAACAGCTTCACAGAATCCGCCCTATAGCGGACAAACGCGCAACATTCTTGTCCATTAGCGGATATTCGCGCTCCTCAGGGCGTTGAGTTAGTGGTGCAGTATCGAACCGGCGTCGGTCAGATCTGTTACCAGATCGTCAATTTCGGCACCGGGTCGATGTTTTACTCGACAAGGAGGACCGCGTCATGACAGATCCCACAGCCACCCTCGACGTACAACAGGTCGCTGCCAAACATCGCGCGATGTGGGCGTCCGGCGACTATCCCAAACTTGCCGTCGAACTCGTCGCTCCGCTCGGCCCCGTTTTGGTGGAAGCTACCGGCATCGGCCCGGGGGATCGAGTATTGGACGTGGCCGCCGGTACGGGGAACGCGTCAATACCGGCCGCCGAAACGGGCGCGACGGTCGTGGCCAGCGACCTGGTCCCGGATCTCTTGGAGCACGGCAGTCGACAGGCCGCCCAGCGAGGCGTCGAGCTGGAATGGCGTGAGGCCAACGCCCATGAATTGCCTTTCGGGGACGACGAATTCGATGTGGTGATGTCGTGTATCGGCGTGATGTTCGCGCCGTTTCATCAGCTCGCCGCGCGGGAGCTGGTCCGCGTGTGCAAGCCCGGTGGCCGGATCGGGCTGATCAGTTGGACACCTGAAGGCCATATCGGGCAGCTGTGGGCCACGATGAAGCCCTACGCTCCACCCCCACCGACCGGTGCTCAACCGCCACCGCTGTGGGGAGATGAGGACCACGTCCGCGCGCTGCTGGGCGACGGGGTGACCGATGTCGTCATGGAGCGACGGATGCTGACGGTCGACACATTCGCCGACGGTGCCGAGTTCCGCGACTACTTCAAGAATCTCTACGGGCCGACCATCGCGGTGTACCGCAACATCGAGGGCGATGCGGCTCGCGTCGCCGAACTCGACGCGGCGATCGCGGATGTCGGCGACAGCGTTCTGACCGGCTCGTCGACGATGGAATGGGAGTACCTGCTGCTGACGGCGCGTAAGACCTGACAACATGTCTTCATGCCCGATGACGCGCAGCAGCTGCCGACACTGAGCGACGACGACCAGGCTGCGCTGCAGCGCTGGGCGCAACAGCAGGGCCTCGGCTCGACGGTGAGCGATGTGCAGCCGCTCACCGGCGGCACGCAGAACATCGTGGTGCGGGTGCACAT
The sequence above is drawn from the Mycobacterium gallinarum genome and encodes:
- a CDS encoding neutral zinc metallopeptidase, with the protein product MRIGVAALAAVVLLVAGCGGGGNSAPPSQTQKVAEGAPDISNVKIEGDASAPANKIAMQAIADLEQYWAEQFPKLYDKEFEQISGGYYAVTADSPAPPCTTSPEEVAGNAFYCSTEDVVAWDAQQLLPELQDKFGPFTIAVVMAHEWGHAVQTRSNFTGRTVTQELQADCFAGAWSRHAQEDKVFEVNAADLDSALAGVLDLRDTPGTSKIDPNAHGSGFDRVSAFQDGYDNGLDRCKDYRDDEPMVLALPFNDEEDASRGGDSPYDSIVNGVPYDIEDYFTQLYPEIANGQQWRPLAGIEPFDPANPPMCGDQSAEGYALFYCVPQDYVGWDNVDAMPEVYRQGGDYAVVTLLATQWGLAALTRLGDESDEKTSTLRGDCLAGGYTASVILYNRPETSTYRISPGDLDEGIKALLVFRGDGDVERQGAGWARVEAFRKGVIDGAESCLTYQA
- the poxB gene encoding ubiquinone-dependent pyruvate dehydrogenase, which codes for MATVADHVIEALRISGVRRVYGLPGDSLNGFTDAIRRSGEISWEHVRHEETAGFAAAADAALTGGLAVCAGSCGPGNLHLINGLFDAHRSRVPVLAIAAHIPRTEIGSEYFQETHPQELFRECSVYCELVSTPEMAPRILEMAMRAAVEENGVAVVVVPGEIFLQRADSSEWNARPVVATRSVVRPDDETLQRAATILNDAEAVTILGGAGVAGSHDALIAAAATLNAPIVHALRGKEFIEYDNPYDVGMTGLLGFASGYKAIKECDALLMLGTDFPYQQFYPDNAKVVQVDIRGRNLGRRTPIELGLVGSVKDTLAALQPMLRQKTQREHLDRSLRHYAKTRKRMDDLAVNDRDRTPIRPEYVAGLANRLAADDVVFTADVGSPVVWAARYLTMNGRRRLIGSFNHGTMACALPLAIGAQTAYRDRQVVALAGDGGLAMMFGELLTLIQNRLPVKVIVFNNSSLNFVELEMKAAGIVNFGTDLVNPDFAAIAQAMGIFGRRVEEPSDLEAALVEAFEFDGPAIIDVVTARQELSIPPAITVEQAKGFSLYAIRTILAGRADELLDLATTNVARRILD
- a CDS encoding class I SAM-dependent methyltransferase, which codes for MTDPTATLDVQQVAAKHRAMWASGDYPKLAVELVAPLGPVLVEATGIGPGDRVLDVAAGTGNASIPAAETGATVVASDLVPDLLEHGSRQAAQRGVELEWREANAHELPFGDDEFDVVMSCIGVMFAPFHQLAARELVRVCKPGGRIGLISWTPEGHIGQLWATMKPYAPPPPTGAQPPPLWGDEDHVRALLGDGVTDVVMERRMLTVDTFADGAEFRDYFKNLYGPTIAVYRNIEGDAARVAELDAAIADVGDSVLTGSSTMEWEYLLLTARKT